Within Lentimicrobiaceae bacterium, the genomic segment GCGGCACAACAGGCCGGACTTGCTCCCAGCCCTACAGCCGTTGGACAAGTGGTTGCTCCCTTTGTTGTTTCGTCCAATGTATTGATTGTTTCCATGTTCACCCTGTTTATCGGGATTATCGGCTCCGTAATCTTCAGGGGATTTATGCAGGTGATTCCAATACTGGTAGCCGCAATTGCGGGATATCTGCTGGCGCTTGCTATGGGCATGGTCGACACGGCTGCCATAAGAAATGCCGCTTGGTTTGCCCTGCCTGAATTTCAGGCTCCTGTTTTTGATCTTAATGCCATAATCGTCATTGCTCCGGCATGTATTGTTGTTTTTGCAGAACATATCAGCCACTTAATCGTTACCGGGAAAATAACCGGCAAAGACCTGATGAAAGACCCCGGATTGCACCGTTCTCTGCTGGGAGACGGCATCAGTAATGTGTTGTCAGGATTTACCGGTTCGACACCTAACACTACTTATGGTGAAAATATCGGGGTAATGGCAATTACGCGTGTTTATTCCGTTTGGGTGATCCGGGGAGCGGCACTTCTTGCAATTTTATTCTCCTGCATTGGCAAAGTGGCTGCGGCCATTTCCACTATTCCCTTACCGGTAATGGGTGGTATAACCATGCTTTTGTATGGTGTTATTGCGGTGCAGGG encodes:
- the uraA gene encoding uracil permease, with product MPNRIVGINEKLPFFESLPLSFQHLTAMFGATILVPILLGINPAIALLMNGIGTLIYSWVTKGGIPAYLGSSFAFIAPTLLIISTLGGFSHAQSGFIFFGLFFIIISLIVKRYGIRWVDVVMPPAVMGAVVAIIGLELAPVAAQQAGLAPSPTAVGQVVAPFVVSSNVLIVSMFTLFIGIIGSVIFRGFMQVIPILVAAIAGYLLALAMGMVDTAAIRNAAWFALPEFQAPVFDLNAIIVIAPACIVVFAEHISHLIVTGKITGKDLMKDPGLHRSLLGDGISNVLSGFTGSTPNTTYGENIGVMAITRVYSVWVIRGAALLAILFSCIGKVAAAISTIPLPVMGGITMLLYGVIAVQGFRMFVEQKVDFSKNSNMVLGAITFVVGVSGAGIYIGSVQLKGMALAAIVGVVLSLLFFIFGKIGLMNKDGFEA